One Leuconostoc mesenteroides subsp. mesenteroides ATCC 8293 genomic window, ATGGAATTGTCTTTGCATGATCAATCATGGCCCGAGCCGAGCCAACTATTTCCGAAACAGCTTCTTTTTTTGCGGCTAATCCCATTAAGTAAGCTGCAATTTCAGGGTCAGACACTTTGCCGTCCATAATATCGTTCATTACTTTCTGAGCCATATCATCTGTCAAATTTTTTTGCACGAGCAAGGTTTTAAGTGCTTCTTGAATATTACTCATGAATATCAACTCCTTTATAACGGGCTATCGCAGCAACGTCTTTGTCACCTCGACCACTCAGATTAACCATTATTTGTTGATCTTTTCTCATTTTTGGTGCTAATTTCATTGCATAGGCTACTGCGTGTGCGCTTTCAATTGCAGCAATTACACCCTCTGTTTTTGCAATGTATTCAAATGCATCAACTGCTTCATCATCTGTAATCGGTACATAAGTTGCTCGGTGAATATCCTTTAGATAAACATGCTCCGGTCCGATGCCAGGATAGTCCAATCCTGCAGAAATACTGTAAACAGGATCAATTTGCCCATCGGCTGATTGTAAAAATTGGGATTTCATACCATGAAAAACACCTTTTGAACCTAGTGCCATGGTTGCAGCTGTTTGATCAGTTTTTACGCCTTTTCCAGCGGCTTCAACGCCAATCAATTCCACTTCTGCGTCATCAATGAACTTAGCGAAAGCACCAATTGCATTCGATCCACCACCAACGGCAGCAATTACAGCGTCTGGCAGTTTTCCAGTCATTTCTAAGAATTGCCTTCTGGCTTCCTCACTTATAACCGATTGGAAATATTTAACCATTTCTGGGAAGGGATATGGACCAACCGCTGAACCAAGTACATAGAAAGTATCATCAATTCTTTTTGTCCAGTCTTGAAATGTTGCGTTCACTGCATCTTTTAAGACTTGTGTTCCTGTTGTCACCGCATGAACTTTGGCCCCTAGTAGCTCCATGCGATAAACATTCAACGCCTGTCGTTCTGTATCCTCCTTGCCCATAAAAATTTCTGCTTCCATACCAAACAATGCCGCAGCCGTAGCTGTTGCCACGCCATGTTGTCCGGCACCTGTTTCAGCAATTAAACGTGTTTTACCCATTTTTTTGGCAATTAATGCTTGCCCTAAAACATTGTTAATTTTATGAGCACCAGTGTGATTTAAATCTTCTCTCTTTAGATAAATTTGCGCACCACCTAAGTCTTCAGACATATTTTTTGCATAATATAACATAGATGGTCGGTTCGCGTAATTGTCGAATAAATCTTTCAATTCACTTTTAAAAGCTGGATCCTCTTTATATTTATTGAATGCCTCTGTGACTTCATTAATTGCTGGCATTAGCAATTCTGGAACAAATTGTCCCCCATATTCTCCGTAATAACCTTTTCTTGTCATCTTATTCCTCTTTCTTTAAGCAAACAAAAACCGTCCTGAAAAATTTGCTTTTGCAAAAATTTCAGGACGGTTTTCCCGCGGTGCCACCTGATTTCGTTTAAATCAAATGGTACCCAAAAAGCCCACTCGAGTTAAAACGCGTCTCAACAGTTATCTAACAATAACCTGATCACTTACGTGGATCTTACGTTTGGCAGTACTTGAGATTGCTCTCGTTCAACCAACCCTCAACGGTCCATTTGCCATGTTGCGTTCGGCCCTACTTCCAGTAACAAGGGCTCCCTTTACGTGCACACATGGTTTGATCTCCGTCTCATCAGTTTATGACGTTTTTAAATTACTATCAGTTTAAGACATTATGATAGATAATGCAACCTTTTAACCTAAATTCTAATAAAAAAAGCATCGACACTAATGTATCAATGCTTTTTTTATTAGAAAAACTGTAGACTATAGGTGCCATTAAACGTGTCGCCGGCAGCTAAAACATTTGAACCAAATTTCTCTTTAAAGTTACCTGTTGCATCTACCGTGTCAGCCAACCCCCACCATGGTTCAAGCGCAATAAATGGTGCTTGTTTACCAGCAGGTGTCCAAACGCCGATAAATTGCGCATTGTCTAACGTCATACGCAATCCATGTTGATTAGCCAAACGAGCCAACAAAAATGACGTCTTTTGTCGATTGAGTTTCAAAATAATAGCATCATCATGATAGTCTTCTTGACGCAGACGTAGTGGAATACTAGCATTAAAAGGCGTGGGATGGTTTGGATTGGAATATGGTCCAACTAAACGTACACGATCATATATTTTTTCAGGCTCAATTGACAGATAGTAGTCCGAAAACTTTCCTCCATCAAGTGGCAAATTAAAGGCCGGATGTCCACCCACACTAAAGAATAGGGTTTCTTCTTTATCGGGATTATGTACGATATAAGCAATATGTAGTGTGTCATCCTCTGTTAATTCATAACTGATATCTAATTGAAACTTAAAAGGATATACACGATGCGTCGACTCAGAGTCAACAATACGAAAAACAGCCTTATTTTCACTTTGTTCAACAACATCAAATAACATATTACGTGCAAAACCATGTTGGTTCATGTAATACGTCTCACCCGCAACTCTAAATTGATCGCCACGTAATCGGCCCACAATAGGGAACAGATTTGAAGCATGTCGTCCCCAATATTTAGGGTCTGCAGTCCATATATATTCTAATTCAGCATTTTTATGCCAGACACTTGTTAATTCGGCGCCTTCTGGATTAATTTTCACAATGAGGTGTTTATTTTCTAGCGTTATCATAACTTTTATTTTACTATCTTTTCTTAGATTTGTGAAGCGCTTGATAAACTATTTTTGTAACCGGTTACTTATTGGCTCGCGGAAAGAAATTTTGATAATTTTTTTGTAAACTTTCTCGCGTCACATGGGTATACATTTGTGTCGTTGACAAATTAACATGACCCAACAGTTCCTGAACCGTTCTCATATCTGCACCTCGATTAATCAAATGGGTCGCAAAAGTATGACGCAACATATGTGGATGAATTTTACCAGTCAATGCAGAACGTTGCATTAACTGGTTTAAAATGTAAGTAATGCCAGCTGGTGTAATTGGCTCGCCACGATGATTTACAAATACATATTCATGTTCTTGATTTACTGTTAAGGATGCACGCAAATCTGTAATGTATTCTTTCATAATATTTTCTGCAAAATGCCCAAAAGGAACATAACGATCTTTATTTCCCTTACCATGAATGAGCACCAGGCGCTGCGAAAAATCCAACTGAGATAACGTCAATCCAGCAATTTCAGCCACTCTTATTCCAGTAGCATATAAAAATTCAAGTAAAGCTGCATTACGTTCCCACAAATAATCTTCATGATTGTAGGCCACATCAAAAAGTTCATGCAGTTCATCTTCGTAAAAAAAATCTGGTAATTGGTTCTGATGTTTTTTTAATGAAATACTATCAAATGGATTATCAATGGCAAATTGATTAGTAATTAAAAATTGATAAAACATTCGCAAACTGCTAATCTTTCTAGAGATAGTTGTACGAGCCAACTTTTTTTCATATAAATCATTCAAATAGACACGTACATCTAAAGTTTGAACTTCTCCAAATTTTGTAAATCCGCCACTTTCATGCAAATAATTCTTAAATTCAGCAATATCTGTTAAATAAGCTTTTAAGGTTTGCGGTGAATATTGACGTTCTGATTCTAAATAATCATGATAAAGTTGTTCTTCACGTGTTGTCATATTTTCATTATACTATCTATTGAAAAGATTAAGAACAATTAAATTTGTTTGCAATCATATAAACTCACCCAAATTTGCCTTAAGATGTCGTATAGTAAAGTTAGGATCTAACAATTAACGTTAAAGATATGGAGATTAAATATGAAAGTACCAGTATATAGCCCCATAGAGCAATTGCGTGAGCGCGTAATGAAGTTACAAAACAAGGCATTGGTTAATATTGCTAATTTCCGAAAAAATGTCTTAAAAAATCGAGATGACCGACGCAAACGAATAGCTAAGTTATCAAAAACACGTGAAATTTCTATTGTTCCTTATGAATCAACAGCCAGAGCTGTTGACACTAATAGTTTTGCCTATGCCTTGGAAGCCTCAATTACAGAAAGTGCTGCACCGCAAAAAAAACATTTTGCCATTTCAAATTATATTAAAAACTTTTTCTATCACCCACTTCGTGTTTTATCTACCGTCGTTATTCTGATTCTATTAGTTTATATTGCGGTTATGTTTTCTAAAGCAGTTTCCACAAACCAAAATCCAATTACCGAAACACGAACACAACAATCGAAAAATACAAAATAAAAAAGTTGCGATGATTTTTATCGCAACTTTTTATTAGTTTTTAAATGAATGAATCGGTGCTGGAATGTGTCCGCCACGATTGATAAAGTCTGCACTTGACTTTTCTACAACTGGCATAACTGGAGCAGTACCTAACAACCCACCATAATCAACCATATCACCAACCTTTGTACCCAAAGTTGGCAAAATACGGACAGCCGTAGTTTTATTATTTTGTACACCAATAGCGGCTTCATCAGCGATCATTGCACTAATTGTCGTTGCACTAGTATCTCCTGGAATAGCAATCATATCTAATCCAACCGAACAAACAGCAGTCATTGCTTCAAGCTTTGATAACGTCAATGTACCTTCTTTTGCTGCATCAATCATACCAGCATCCTCTGAAACTGGAATAAATGCACCGGATAGGCCGCCAACACGTTGCGAAGCCATAACACCACCCTTTTTAACAGCGTCATTCAATAGCATTAATGCAGCTGTAGTTCCGTGCGTTCCTACTTGTTCAAGACCAATTTCTTCAAGAACTTCAGCTACAGAATCACCTCGTGCAGGTGTAGGGGCCAAACTCAAATCGACAATTCCAAATTCAACTCCAAGTCGTTCAGCAGCTAGTGCACCCACCATCTGTCCAACACGTGTAATTTTGAAAGCTGTCTTTTTGACAGTTTCGGCAACTACTTGAATAGATTCGCCTTTTACCTTTTCCAGTGCACGTTTTACAACGCCAGGCCCAGAAACACCAACGTTAATCACAACATCGGCTTCACTGACACCATGAAAAGCACCAGCCATGAAAGGATTATCTTCGACAGCATTTGCAAAAATAACTAGCTTGGCATTAGCTGTATCGGATTTTTCAGAAATTCCTTTTACAGTTTCGCCCATCAATTTAATTGCATCAAGGTTTATACCTGCTTTAGTTGAACCAATATTAACACTCGACATCACTAAATCGGTTTCTGTTAGCGCACGAGGTAACGATTTAATTAATGCCAAATCCCCATTGGCAAAACCTTTTTGGACCAATGCTGAATAACCACCAATGAAATCAACACCCACTGCTTTAGCCGCATCATCCAAAGCGTGTGCGTAATAAAGCATATCATCGGGTGTTGCATGACCTGCAATCAACGCAATTGGCGTTACACTGATGCGTTTGTTTGTAATTGGAATACCATATTCACGTTCAATTTGCTCAGCAACTTTTATCAAGTCCTTCGCATATGTTGTAACTTTCTTATATATATTTTTTGCAGTTTGTTGTGGATCACCTGCGATTGTGTCGAGCAACGAAATACCCATTGTAACTGTGCGGATATCAAGATGTTCTTCCTCGACCATGTTGATTGTTTCTTGTATTTGCTTTGTTTCCATGACTTCTCCAGATGATTCAATTCGTAAGTTCTTTAGTAGGTTAGCTACAAATATTAAACTCTACTCATCGCATCAAATATTTCTTCACGTTGCGTATGAATAGTAACGCCTAAATCAGCCCCTAACTTATTCAAATCATCTTGCAACACGTTGAATTGCCCTTCTAATTCTTCTAAATTAATTAGCATACTCATCGTGAAAATATCACTCATAATCGTTTGAGAAACATCTAAAATGTTGATGTTGTGATCCGCTAACGTGTTAGCCACCCCAGCAATAATTCCCGGCTTATCTTTACCAACAACTGTTACAACTGCTTTACTCATAGTCATACAAATTCTCCATTAAAATTTACTTACAATATTATACCAGATTATACAGCAAACTATCTCGCAAAAACGAATAATTAATAGTACAAACTATTTTTTATTCGTTTTATCATCTATTCATTATACAATTACATCACCATTTAAAACGATTAACAAAAAATATACGTTCAAATGATTACCTGTTTTTTATTTTGTTCGGGAGACACATATCAAGTTCACTCTTAAAAATTAAAAGATTTCACCACTAAATTCAATCTTTGGCGTTGCATCAAAGTCGTAAGTTTCCAAATCTGAGATATCCGTGATATAAGCCGTTAATGGCATTCCCATCATTAGATTGACTGCACCAGCTTTTTCTTTAACAACAATAACCGGAATGTTTTTGGCTACTGCGTAGCCAAACTCCCAAGCAGTTCCTGGATCTACTTCCTGCCCTACATAATCAATAACCGCTACCATGACGTCAGCTTGGTTAATTGCCTCAATATCGCCGTTGTAGGTTGCGACACGCCACTCCGGGCCAAACATTTCAAATTCTTCGTGTTGGTGTTCGCGTGGTGAAAAAACAGAACTTAATGTTTGATTGGCTGCTAAAGCTTTTTCAACACGTTCAACACGCTCAATTTGCTCTTTATCGAAGAATGGACTCGCAAGATAAACATTTTTTGACATTTTTAACTCCAATATTATTTAATGCTATTAGTATAACACACCTTCTGGTGAGATTAATCGACCTGAAGACATAAAGACTTCTAAATGAATAACGTTTCGCAAAACAAATATACAAATGACTTCTTAGTAGTTCTTTTATACTTGAAACAGACAATAATTTTAGATATAATAATGTTGCAAGCGCTTAACTATAATGGTGATGCCGTGCCGGGACACGCTTCATCGGTTAAGTGCTTTTTCTTTTTCAAAATAAGGGGGATAAGAGAATGATATTTTTGTTTATCATTTTATTTTTATTAAGCATATTACTTGTAAGTTTTACGATACAAAATAAGCAGAGATATGGGACATTTCTAGTACCACTTATATTCTCCATATTATGTATTGGTGGTACAATCTTTTTTGGTTTTCAATTGCCGTCAGCAATACAAAAGATACAAAAAAATAACGACGCACAGGTAAATTCAAACAAACTAACCAAGTCGCAACAAGCCCATTCACAATCAAATTTGGAAAATGGCAGTACGACTGTAATATCCGATGCTACAACGAAACAACAGCAAGAACAACTCAAATTAAAAGAACAAGAGCTTACTCAGAAACTTGACACAGCATATAGCAAAATTGGTGACGTCACTTTTAATACCGATGCCAAAACTTTCCAGCTCAAACTTTACACTGATTCAGATTTATCAAAGTCGGTTGCTCAAATAGAGACCGACCCAAGTTTAGCAGAAGAAGCGCACTGGTCGAATTTCACTGATTCACTTTTAAAAACTTCGAAGAATATCAAAAAATCTTTTAAAACTGGATACACTTTTGAACTAATGGGTGTCAATGACAGTAACAAAGTGTTGTTTGCGGCAAAAGATGGTGCTGAAATCAGCTCTATCACAAAATGAAGAGATGCATACGCATCTCTTCATTTTTTATTTATATTGTCTTTCACCATTCTGCCAACCTAAAAACTGAAAATGATCTGCGTCAGGATGATCAGATGAAACGTTCTCATGTGAATCAAGAAGCTGTGAATTAAATATTTGTTCATACTGATCTACAGATACTTTTTTTCGATCAGCTAATTCATTTTTTGTTTCATTTGCTGGTACATACTTAAAGAAGTTTTCTTGCAATGTTATAGAGTACAGCTCGGCTTCAGCACCTGAACCATAACTAAATATGGCCAACTGCTCTCCTGCAACCAAATCTTGTGCGTAACTCAATAATGATAACAAGCTTAAATACACAGAGCCAGTGTACAAATTCCCTACTTCTCGACTAAACTTTTGACTTGCCTTTAGATTTTTTAATAACCGTCCTTGCGTTCTCTCATCAGCCTCATCTATAATTTGATCAAAAGCTTTTTTACCCATTTTTGTATACGGTAGATGAAAAGTAAAACCTGCAAAATCAGCGATTGTCCGCCCGGACTGGTCCTTATATCGTTGCCATAGTGTCAAAAACATTTCTTTATAAATATCTGTTGATAAATGTCCGTCTACTATGGCTTCCGTTCTATCGATAGGACGCCAAAAATCTGCGACATCTCGGCTCATATAAACCGAATCAGAATTAATTGTTGCAATGTGTGGGCTTTCTGAAACAATCATGGCAACAGCTCCACCACCTTGGGTCACTTCACCAGGTGTATTTAATCCGTATCTTGCAATATCCGATGCGATAACTAAAACCCTCTTACCAGAATGGCTTGCAACGTAATCTCGAGCCTGCATCAATCCGAATGTTCCCGCATAGCATGCTTGTTTAATCTCAATTGTTCGCGAAAATTCAGACAAATTAAGTAATTTTTGAACATATAATGCGCTTGATTTTGAATTATCGATACCAGATTCAGTGGCAAAAATAATCAAATCAATCTGCTGACGATCATCATTATCAATAATTTTTGCAGCCGCGTTAGCACCCATTGTTACGACATCTTCATAATTCGGTATCACCGATTGTTTATCTTGACCAATACCAATAGTATATTTATTCGGATCCACCCCACGTCGCTGAGCTAATTCTACCAAATCTAATACATATTCAGATGTGTAAAATGATAATTTATCAATTCCAATTGCCATTCTTTTTACCTCCTGTTTTATTGTGGTTAAATAGCAAAAAAAGAATTAATAAGTCGACGCTCAAAATTCACAATATGTTACAAATTATGGTTTTTGTGCCAGCTCATTAATTCAATTTACTATATTACTTATCTACTAGTAAAGTTCATTTACTTTGTCCTGAATACTATCATTATTAATGAATTCATCATACGTCGTATCAACGCGATCAACAACACCCTTTGGTGACACTTCAATAATATGATTTGCCGTAGTTGCTAAGAATTCATGGTCATGCGAAGTCATAATAATTGAACCCTTGAATGCGATTACCGCATCGTTAAGGGACTGAATTGACTCCAAATCCAAATGATTTGTTGGGTCGTCCATCAATAGCACATTAGCTTTGAGCAACATCATCTTCGCCAAAACAATGCGGACTTTTTCGCCACCGGATAACACATTAATTTGTTTTAAGGAATCATCACCACGGAACAGCATTTGCCCGAGCATACCACGTAAACTGGTGTTATCTTTTTGGTCTTCTTCCGCAAAATCACGTAACCAATCCAAAATAGTTACATCTTGATTATCGAAGTTATCATTTAAATCTTTAGCAATATAGGATTGTGACGTTGTAACACCCCAAGAAACGGTCCCCTCATCTGGTGCCATCGTACCTGCTATAATTTGCATCAACGTAGTGGTTGCTAAATCGGAACGTGATAAAATAGCAATTTTATCGTTTGGTCGACCAATAAAGGAAATATTGTCTAATACTTTTTCGCCGTCAATTGTTTTTGAAACGTTTTCAACGCGAACCATATCATTCCCGAGCTCACGATTAATGGGGAAATTAATGAATGGGTATTTTCTTGATGAAGGTTTAATATCATCTAAAGTAATTTTATCTAATTGCTTTTTTCGGGCTGTAGCCTGCTTTGATTTTGAAGCATTAGCTGAAAACCGAGCTACGAAATCTTGCAACTGTTTAATTTGTTCTTCCTTCTTAGCATTTTGTTGAGAAGCTAAGCGTTGGGCCAATTCAGACGATTCACGCCAAAAATCATAGTTTCCAACAAAGGGTGTAATTTTTCCAAAATCAACATCCAAAATATTGGTTGAAACAGCGTTCAAAAAATGTCGATCGTGGGAAACAACAATAACTAAGTTCGGAAAATCAGCCAGAAAATCTTCTAGCCAATTAATCGTCTGTACATCCAATCCGTTG contains:
- the trpB gene encoding tryptophan synthase subunit beta, which produces MTRKGYYGEYGGQFVPELLMPAINEVTEAFNKYKEDPAFKSELKDLFDNYANRPSMLYYAKNMSEDLGGAQIYLKREDLNHTGAHKINNVLGQALIAKKMGKTRLIAETGAGQHGVATATAAALFGMEAEIFMGKEDTERQALNVYRMELLGAKVHAVTTGTQVLKDAVNATFQDWTKRIDDTFYVLGSAVGPYPFPEMVKYFQSVISEEARRQFLEMTGKLPDAVIAAVGGGSNAIGAFAKFIDDAEVELIGVEAAGKGVKTDQTAATMALGSKGVFHGMKSQFLQSADGQIDPVYSISAGLDYPGIGPEHVYLKDIHRATYVPITDDEAVDAFEYIAKTEGVIAAIESAHAVAYAMKLAPKMRKDQQIMVNLSGRGDKDVAAIARYKGVDIHE
- a CDS encoding aldose 1-epimerase family protein encodes the protein MITLENKHLIVKINPEGAELTSVWHKNAELEYIWTADPKYWGRHASNLFPIVGRLRGDQFRVAGETYYMNQHGFARNMLFDVVEQSENKAVFRIVDSESTHRVYPFKFQLDISYELTEDDTLHIAYIVHNPDKEETLFFSVGGHPAFNLPLDGGKFSDYYLSIEPEKIYDRVRLVGPYSNPNHPTPFNASIPLRLRQEDYHDDAIILKLNRQKTSFLLARLANQHGLRMTLDNAQFIGVWTPAGKQAPFIALEPWWGLADTVDATGNFKEKFGSNVLAAGDTFNGTYSLQFF
- the xerC gene encoding tyrosine recombinase XerC, whose amino-acid sequence is MTTREEQLYHDYLESERQYSPQTLKAYLTDIAEFKNYLHESGGFTKFGEVQTLDVRVYLNDLYEKKLARTTISRKISSLRMFYQFLITNQFAIDNPFDSISLKKHQNQLPDFFYEDELHELFDVAYNHEDYLWERNAALLEFLYATGIRVAEIAGLTLSQLDFSQRLVLIHGKGNKDRYVPFGHFAENIMKEYITDLRASLTVNQEHEYVFVNHRGEPITPAGITYILNQLMQRSALTGKIHPHMLRHTFATHLINRGADMRTVQELLGHVNLSTTQMYTHVTRESLQKNYQNFFPRANK
- a CDS encoding PFL family protein; this translates as METKQIQETINMVEEEHLDIRTVTMGISLLDTIAGDPQQTAKNIYKKVTTYAKDLIKVAEQIEREYGIPITNKRISVTPIALIAGHATPDDMLYYAHALDDAAKAVGVDFIGGYSALVQKGFANGDLALIKSLPRALTETDLVMSSVNIGSTKAGINLDAIKLMGETVKGISEKSDTANAKLVIFANAVEDNPFMAGAFHGVSEADVVINVGVSGPGVVKRALEKVKGESIQVVAETVKKTAFKITRVGQMVGALAAERLGVEFGIVDLSLAPTPARGDSVAEVLEEIGLEQVGTHGTTAALMLLNDAVKKGGVMASQRVGGLSGAFIPVSEDAGMIDAAKEGTLTLSKLEAMTAVCSVGLDMIAIPGDTSATTISAMIADEAAIGVQNNKTTAVRILPTLGTKVGDMVDYGGLLGTAPVMPVVEKSSADFINRGGHIPAPIHSFKN
- a CDS encoding ACT domain-containing protein, which produces MSKAVVTVVGKDKPGIIAGVANTLADHNINILDVSQTIMSDIFTMSMLINLEELEGQFNVLQDDLNKLGADLGVTIHTQREEIFDAMSRV
- a CDS encoding nucleoside 2-deoxyribosyltransferase, with product MSKNVYLASPFFDKEQIERVERVEKALAANQTLSSVFSPREHQHEEFEMFGPEWRVATYNGDIEAINQADVMVAVIDYVGQEVDPGTAWEFGYAVAKNIPVIVVKEKAGAVNLMMGMPLTAYITDISDLETYDFDATPKIEFSGEIF
- a CDS encoding hydroxymethylglutaryl-CoA synthase — its product is MAIGIDKLSFYTSEYVLDLVELAQRRGVDPNKYTIGIGQDKQSVIPNYEDVVTMGANAAAKIIDNDDRQQIDLIIFATESGIDNSKSSALYVQKLLNLSEFSRTIEIKQACYAGTFGLMQARDYVASHSGKRVLVIASDIARYGLNTPGEVTQGGGAVAMIVSESPHIATINSDSVYMSRDVADFWRPIDRTEAIVDGHLSTDIYKEMFLTLWQRYKDQSGRTIADFAGFTFHLPYTKMGKKAFDQIIDEADERTQGRLLKNLKASQKFSREVGNLYTGSVYLSLLSLLSYAQDLVAGEQLAIFSYGSGAEAELYSITLQENFFKYVPANETKNELADRKKVSVDQYEQIFNSQLLDSHENVSSDHPDADHFQFLGWQNGERQYK
- a CDS encoding ABC-F family ATP-binding cassette domain-containing protein; translation: MITVSDMSFSFSGPKIYQDVNLKLTPGNTYGIIGANGAGKSTFLKLLQGELQPTEGTISIGDSERMSSLQQDHFAFDKFTVLDTVIQGHKRLYEVKTEMDAIYAKPDFNDEDGVRVADLGAEFEELDGWNAEVEAGQLLSKLGISDSVYDTLMGELTENDKVKVLLAQALFGNPDILILDEPTNGLDVQTINWLEDFLADFPNLVIVVSHDRHFLNAVSTNILDVDFGKITPFVGNYDFWRESSELAQRLASQQNAKKEEQIKQLQDFVARFSANASKSKQATARKKQLDKITLDDIKPSSRKYPFINFPINRELGNDMVRVENVSKTIDGEKVLDNISFIGRPNDKIAILSRSDLATTTLMQIIAGTMAPDEGTVSWGVTTSQSYIAKDLNDNFDNQDVTILDWLRDFAEEDQKDNTSLRGMLGQMLFRGDDSLKQINVLSGGEKVRIVLAKMMLLKANVLLMDDPTNHLDLESIQSLNDAVIAFKGSIIMTSHDHEFLATTANHIIEVSPKGVVDRVDTTYDEFINNDSIQDKVNELY